One genomic window of Fusarium keratoplasticum isolate Fu6.1 chromosome 3, whole genome shotgun sequence includes the following:
- a CDS encoding Protein kinase domain-containing protein translates to MSASGSIPATPDDSSLKEFSTPASPGSEDSSEPSTPLESPSHDSPDELPRRMPSLRSVSDPPNMNPNSTAMGLLGMARHPVSTSSSFAGSGGASVENSIMAKARALHQQRMQKGMSPAGSGPMSPAGQSPTGNMSNGFPANLRMPPNMQRPSAVPHPRSAPILPKPSLSERRAKMGGGMGMKLSDMGGASPVPTTGMRRTGPPGKLSDITGDKPGQPQSNGTGPAGQGSKMDDFKKYIDTEKGWVTFDGAATITRTGVNFANGQTFSISLDEVETLAELGKGNYGTVYKVRHAKRRVPRFGQGLGGKPVPVQYSQSDPTPVRPAEDAADSEKSDGTTGTIMAMKEMRLELDDAKFTTILKELVILHECVSPYIIDFYGAFFQEGAVYMCIEYMDGGSIDKLYNGGIPENVLRKITYSTVMGLKSLKDEHSIIHRDVKPTNILVNTRGQVKICDFGVSGNLVASIARTNIGCQSYMAPERISGGGFAQAGNADGSYSVQSDVWSLGLTIIECAKGAYPYPPEVSSTIFSQLSAIVEGEPPAMPEEGYSDTAKDFVRGCLHKIPMKRPTYAMMLKHAWLSEFSKPQTITEEAEEGDEVEKVAEAVGKIDLKSSTEDAEVAEWVNNVLRQKREGLDSDGPARPALHTAPLDTVSPISSPNNA, encoded by the exons ATGTCCGCCTCCGGCTCGATTCCGGCCACGCCGGACGACTCGTCCTTGAAGGAGTTTTCCACACCTGCGTCTCCAGGCTCTGAAGACTCGTCCGAACCAAGCACACCACTCGAATCTCCCAGTCACGACAGCCCCGATGAGCTCCCGAGAAGAATGCCGTCGTTACGGTCCGTGTCTGATCCCCCCAACATGAACCCAAACTCGACAGCCATGGGTCTCTTGGGTATGGCTAGACATCCTGTGTCGACGTCGTCGAGCTTCGCCGGAAGCGGTGGTGCCTCGGTAGAAAacagcatcatggccaaggcgcGGGCGTTACACCAACAGCGAATGCAAAAAGGCATGTCGCCCGCTGGCAGCGGCCCTATGTCGCCTGCGGGACAGTCGCCAACGGGTAACATGTCAAACGGTTTCCCCGCGAATCTGCGCATGCCTCCTAATATGCAACGGCCAAGCGCCGTCCCACATCCAAGGTCCGCTCCCATCCTCCCGAAACCGTCATTGAGCGAGAGGAGGGCCAAGATGGGAGGTGGTATGGGCATGAAGCTGTCTGATATGGGCGGAGCAAGCCCTGTCCCGACCACCGGCATGAGACGAACAGGTCCTCCTGGGAAGCTGTCGGACATTACAGGCGACAAGCCTGGCCAGCCACAATCGAACGGAACGGGTCCTGCAGGTCAAGGGTCGAAGATGGACGACTTTAAGAAATACATCGACACTGAGAAGGGCTGGGTGACGTTTGATGGCGCTGCCACAATTACACGGACCGGAGTCAACTTTGCCAACGGCCAGACCTTTAGCATCTCACTCGACGAGGTGGAAACATTGGCAGAGCTGGGCAAGGGTAACTATGGAACCGTCTACAAGGTGAGGCATGCCAAGAGGAGAGTTCCCCGGTTCGGTCAAGGTCTCGGTGGAAAGCCCGTCCCTGTTCAGTACTCGCAGTCGGACCCAACACCAGTAAGGCCGGCTGAGGATGCTGCCGACTCAGAAAAGAGCGATGGCACAACCGggaccatcatggccatgaaggaGATGCGGTTGGagcttgacgatgccaagtTCACAACCATTCTGAAGGAGCTCGTCATCCTCCACGAATGTGTTTCACCTTACATTATCGACTTTTACGGTGCCTTCTTCCAAGAGGGCGCTGTTTACATGTGTATCGAGTACATGGACGGCGGGTCCATCGACAAGTTGTACAACGGAGGCATCCCAGAGAACGTGCTACGAAAGATCACATACTCGACAGTCATGGGTCTCAAGTCCCTCAAGGACGAGCACAGCATCATCCACCGTGATGTCAAGCCGACAAACATCCTGGTCAACACACGCGGCCAGGTCAAGATCTGCGACTTTGGCGTCAGTGGTAACCTCGTGGCCAGCATAGCCAGGACAAACATCGGCTGCCAGAGCTACATGGCGCCGGAACGAATCTCTGGTGGCGGTTTTGCACAGGCGGGCAACGCAGATGGGTCATACAGCGTCCAGAGCGATGTCTGGAGTCTGGGTCTGACCATCATCGAGTGTGCCAAGGGTGCCTACCCTTACCCGCCCGAGGTGTCATCCACCATCTTTAGCCAACTGAGC GCCATCGTCGAGGGCGAACCACCGGCAATGCCAGAAGAGGGCTACTCGGATACAGCCAAGGACTTTGTCAGAGGGTGCCTCCACAAGATCCCCATGAAACGACCAACTTATGCCATGATGCTGAAGCACGCATGGCTTAGCGAATTCAGCAAACCCCAAACGATTACTGAAGAAGCGGAGGAAGGagacgaggtcgagaaggTGGCAGAAGCGGTCGGCAAGATTGACCTGAAGTCGTCCACTGAGGACGCCGAGGTAGCAGAATGGGTTAACAACGTGCTGCGCCAAAAGAGAGAGGGCCTGGATAGTGACGGGCCGGCTAGACCAGCATTGCACACAGCTCCACTCGACACCGTCAGTCCAATCTCGAGTCCGAACAATGCATGA
- a CDS encoding BPL/LPL catalytic domain-containing protein, with product MLQPRLRPSAVLLSTLARSETRTPAARRWASLLVHQHLTGSGPGAFVPYDDADAAQEKLRSRLLAWKTLPDDEPPHPHLLSFEATPTLTLGRRQTDLTTTQASRFRAPLRVALPHRRDAVPEQTFIPDVRQTARGGLTTYHGPGQLVLWPVLDMHSPLYARYSVMSYAAHLEATTRRLLADLFGLQTYTTRDEPGVWVPTPEGQPARKIAAMGVHHRRHVTALGIAVNIDVPVEGPEEVNPWARFVPCGLEGKLVTSVAAELGGGLKDWDMASLATRWAELFEEGLTDETKRDVEGEVNSGLRRAVI from the coding sequence ATGTTGCAGCCCAGGTTACGGCCCTCCGCCGTCCTCCTCTCCACTCTAGCCCGCTCCGAAACCCGGACGCCGGCCGCCCGTCGATGGGCCTCCCTCCTTGTGCATCAGCACCTCACCGGCTCCGGCCCCGGCGCCTTTGTCCCCTATGACGACGCCGACGCCGCTCAGGAGAAGCTCCGCTCTCGCCTGCTGGCCTGGAAGACCCTCCCCGATGACGAACCGCCCCATCCGCATCTTTTGTCCTTCGAAGCTACCCCGACTCTGACCCTCGGCCGCCGTCAAACCGACCTGACAACAACCCAGGCTTCGCGCTTCCGTGCGCCCCTCCGGGTTGCCCTCCCGCACCGCCGTGATGCCGTCCCCGAGCAAACCTTCATCCCCGACGTAAGACAGACAGCCCGTGGTGGGTTGACCACCTACCACGGTCCGGGACAGCTAGTGCTGTGGCCGGTGCTGGACATGCACTCGCCGCTATACGCGCGGTACTCTGTGATGTCGTATGCGGCCCATCTCGAGGCCACGACACGGCGTCTGCTGGCCGACCTGTTCGGTCTACAGACATACACAACCCGCGACGAGCCCGGCGTCTGGGTCCCCACGCCGGAGGGGCAGCCGGCGCGCAAGATCGCAGCCATGGGAGTGCACCACCGGCGGCATGTCACAGCGCTAGGCATTGCCGTCAACATTGATGTGCCCGTTGAGGGCCCCGAGGAGGTGAACCCGTGGGCACGGTTCGTGCCGTGCGGCCTTGAGGGCAAGCTCGTCACATCTGTTGCTGCAGAGCTAGGAGGAGGTCTAAAAGATTGGGACatggcatctttggcaacGCGGTGGGCGGAGCTGTTTGAGGAGGGCTTGACGGATGAGACCAAGAGGGATGTGGAGGGAGAGGTGAATTCGGGTCTTCGCCGAGCAGTGATATAG